The following proteins are co-located in the Vidua macroura isolate BioBank_ID:100142 chromosome 1, ASM2450914v1, whole genome shotgun sequence genome:
- the LOC128819329 gene encoding feather beta keratin-like produces MACNNLCQPCGPTPLANSCNEPCALQCQNSSVIINPSPVLVTLPGPIMTSFPQNTAVGSTSSAALGTELSAQGQPISGGFGFGLGYGLGGLGCYGRRGYGYIC; encoded by the coding sequence ATGGCCTGCAACAACCTCTGCCAACCCTGCGGACCCACCccgctggccaacagctgcaacgagccctgtgccctgcaatgCCAGAACTCCAGCGTCATCATCaacccttcccctgtgctggtcaccctgccaggacccatcatgacctccttcccccagaacacCGCCGTCGGATCCACCTCCtcggctgctctgggcactgaactcagtgcccagggacagcccatcTCTGGTGGATTTGGCTTTGGCCTTGGCTACGGCCTGGGAGGCCTGGGCTGCTATGGCAGAAGGGGCTATGGCTACATCTGCTAA
- the LOC128819272 gene encoding feather beta keratin-like — protein sequence MACNNLCQPCGPTPLANSCNEPCALQCQNSSVIINPSPVLVTLPGPIMTSFPQNTAVGSTSSAALGTELSAQGQPISGGFGFGLGYGLGGLGCYGRRGYGYIC from the coding sequence ATGGCCTGCAACAATCTCTGCCAACCCTGCGGACCCACCCCActggccaacagctgcaacgagccctgtgccctgcaatgCCAGAACTCCAGCGTCATCATCaacccttcccctgtgctggtcaccctgccaggacccatcatgacctccttcccccagaacacCGCCGTCGGATCCACCTCCtcggctgctctgggcactgaactcagtgcccagggacagcccatcTCTGGTGGATTTGGCTTTGGCCTTGGCTACGGCCTGGGAGGCCTGGGCTGCTATGGCAGAAGGGGCTATGGCTACATCTGCTAA